GCGCCTGCAGCGCGTCGTCGCTTTCGACGCCTTCGGCCAGCACCATCGCGCCGGCCTGGTGCAGCATCGACACGAGGTGATGCATGATGCGGCGATCGTCGGCCGAGCCGGTCGAGCGCTCGACGAGCGAGCGGTCGAGCTTCACGATGTCGGGCCGTGCCCGCCACACGCGGTCGAAGTTCGAGAAGCCGGTGCCGAAATCGTCGATCGCGATCAGGAAATCGCGATGCTGGATCATGTCGATCGTGCGGGCGAGCGCGGCTTCGTCGCGCGCCGGCTGCTCGATCACCTCCAGCACGATGCGATTCGGCGGCAGCGCGAAATGCCGGCACAGCGCCTCGACGAACTCGCGCTGCACGAGGCCCGTGTCCAGCACGCGCGGCGTCACGTTCAGGAACAGCCAGCCGTCGCCGATCCCCTGCGCGACGAAGTTGGCCGTGTGCAGGCAGCGCGCGAGCCGGTCGAGCAGCAGCGCGTCGGCGTCGCCGCGCGTCTTGTCGAACAGGGCGGTGGGCGACGCCAGCGCGCCGTTGTCGTCGACGACGCGCAGCAGCGCCTCGTAGCCGACGACGCGCTTGTGCGTGATCGACAGCACGGGCTGGAACACGCTGCGCAAGGTCGTGGTGCGATAGGTGGCGAGCCAGCCCTGGGGCGTCGGCGTGAGGCGTTCGAGCAGGGCGTCGAGCGACAGGTCGCGGGTGGACTTCATGTCAACGGTGCCCGGCAGCGGGCGGCGGGGCGGCGGCGCATCGCCACGCCGATGCAGCCGCATGCGCAGGCGGACGCAAAAGAACGTGGAGCATCGAGACCGCCTTCTGCGGATGAGTTTTCCGAGTGTAACGGGATTGCCGCGGCGCGCGTATCAGGGTAACTCCAGACGCAAACGGTACACCGCGATTCCAGCCCGTGCCCGGCGGCGCGGCGACGGGCGCCGCGTGCATGCGTACGGTGCATGACCGTCGCGAAACGAAGCGCGCCGCGGCCAGCGGCAGATGACAATCTCGCGACAGAGCCTCGGCATGACCGTGCGTCGCCGCGGCGCGACGCACAGGCCGATGCGGGAAATCCCGGCGGCGGCCGCCGCCATCAGACGAATGAGGCGAATGCCCGCGCGTCATGATGCGATCCGCGGTCCGTCGGCACACCCGCGTCGCGTCGTCACCGGTATTGCCGCGCGACGGGAGACGGGCGGCCGGCCGCAGTTCGTGCGCCCCGCTCGCCGATCGTCAGGCCGCCTCGCCGCCGCGCGGTCGGACGCCGGGAATCCGCTTGATCACACCGGTCGCGAGCGCGGTGCCGACGAGCACGATCGCGCAGCCTTCGATCAT
This DNA window, taken from Burkholderia cenocepacia, encodes the following:
- a CDS encoding EAL domain-containing protein, which codes for MKSTRDLSLDALLERLTPTPQGWLATYRTTTLRSVFQPVLSITHKRVVGYEALLRVVDDNGALASPTALFDKTRGDADALLLDRLARCLHTANFVAQGIGDGWLFLNVTPRVLDTGLVQREFVEALCRHFALPPNRIVLEVIEQPARDEAALARTIDMIQHRDFLIAIDDFGTGFSNFDRVWRARPDIVKLDRSLVERSTGSADDRRIMHHLVSMLHQAGAMVLAEGVESDDALQALMEADIDFVQGFRFGQPDASIAHASAAAPAMLDAAWRRFIARRHTPVAPEQPGFDAIERLVLGGAAAFSASGNLQDAAQRVFAVPAARRVFVTDETGEQFLPSIGAPLDDSQASVTRLAPLFPETHSNWSRRPYFQRAIAAPGRVALMGPHFSLTEGRDCYTAAVAIRAQSRLVVFCVDFVLDSAGTVMR